Genomic segment of Osmia bicornis bicornis chromosome 2, iOsmBic2.1, whole genome shotgun sequence:
aaagaaaacatATATCGTTCAAGAATCGTGATTTTTATGCTTTCAGATGAGTGCTTTGGCCAGTGGGGGTACCGTTTCTTTGACGAGCCAACAGACGAGCTGTGGGTCCATCATGGGTCAATCTAAGATGCGTGGCGAGTGCAGTGGTGCAAGTCAACgatcggtgagtcgcatgctttAAAGTTCCTCCGGTCCCCATCATTTCCGTATTCTACCGTTTCAGTTGTTACTGAGAGTATGATATGTATTAATAATCATCTTTTCTATTACAGCATTTTGttgttcaattgttattttcgCAATTATTGctgaaattctattttctgtttcaacattttatcatttaaattgGTATTTAATGTTGTCTGTTTTTGAGAACTTTATTGTTTTAGGTGGGTCACTATCGTAGCCATCTCCACGTGGTGTGACCCAGTAATCGGTAtcgttttttaaacatttatcagacgataatttttagaaaacgATATCGAGCTGAGAGCTACGATTCGGTTAATATTAAGtagtaaaatcaatttttcgaGCGAACAcgctattttttttattctaattcTTTATATTCTAATTCTTTTCTTCGGAAGGATCCATCGATCCTTTAGTCCCGATGTAGGTTCCAAGATTATCGTTTTTAGCAAAATTCAGTTCTACTAGTATCAATCATCTACTGTTAGATGACTGAGCATTTCAATGTCCTATAACCACCCCTATTTCACACCTCattgaaatacaataatttcattattggTTTTAAGGTTTAAAACAAATTGTGACGATCGAACGCTTTCGATAATTGCTATAgttctaattgtaagtttctttatttttcgaaaaagaaattttcttttggaATAATCTGTTTCGCTCACTGTTAGATGGCACTAGTAGTACCAGTATGTATAAAGTAAGTAAGTACTCATGAATAAAGTTACAGATTTCCTTTCAAAAGAAACGTCATatttaaacttttattttaagaaaaatagtGTTATTCACGATGAAGTGGTaatataagtaatataaaaaataccGAAATCTGTTTTTAGTACATCTTAATTCGAATTAAGATCTTTAAAGGTTAGGATAGAAGATGTGctaatatatttatgtattaaatatatatttacaatacATGTGCGCGTAACTTCTATTAACTCATATAAAGTGTTCATTTCAATTTAAGATATAATTAATGTAAGTACATAATGATATTACTAATGTTAATGAAATTAAgttcatttaaattatatgTATCAttctttttcaagaaaatatttcaataataatgtTCAACATGAATTCATCCAATTCAACATCATCCGAGGCAAATGGAGAAAAAATACTTACAAATAATGAATTGGATAGTATACCTCTGTATCTTATTGGTACTCAACAAAGATTTagagaaaatattataattccAAGAACTGTGGGTCCTGTAAGATTTAAAACCAACGAGGagaaaatgatagaaaatgtAATGGAAAGTTGTACTTTTAAAAGCATTGCAAGTTGTGTTATAGGTATgtttctattatattatattaaacattcattatttatgccagtataattaaacaaaaattaggTTTTTAGGGTATGGCTTGGGAGCTGCTATAGGTTTATTTTCATCTAGTGTAAATCCAAATGTAGCTGCTGTGGAAAAGAAACAAACTGTTCGTGAAGTCTTTAGAGAAATGAAAACTACTACATTAGGTTATGCAAAAAATTTTGCTGTAGTTGGTTGTGTATTTTCGGCAATAGAATGTACAATTGAATCggtaatattttcataaatttagtataaaattatattttaatttatattcatgtatgtatatatattatattataaccATATTCTACTTTATATTTTAGTATAGAGGTAAAACTGATTGGAAGAATGGCACATATGCTGGTGGTTTAACAGGAGGTATAATAGGGTTAAGAGGTATGAGTACTTTAAATGTTAAAGcaatatatgtaatatttatacTACATATATTTGTAAgtataattttatgttttagcTGGAGTAAAGGCAGGCTTATTTGGAGCAGCA
This window contains:
- the LOC114875516 gene encoding mitochondrial import inner membrane translocase subunit Tim22, producing MFNMNSSNSTSSEANGEKILTNNELDSIPLYLIGTQQRFRENIIIPRTVGPVRFKTNEEKMIENVMESCTFKSIASCVIGYGLGAAIGLFSSSVNPNVAAVEKKQTVREVFREMKTTTLGYAKNFAVVGCVFSAIECTIESYRGKTDWKNGTYAGGLTGGIIGLRAGVKAGLFGAAGFAAFSTIIDYYMHKS